From Planctomycetota bacterium, one genomic window encodes:
- a CDS encoding Gfo/Idh/MocA family oxidoreductase, producing the protein MDRPAPSRRTFLKTSTAALAAPTIVPATVFAKDDRPAPSDRVVVGSIGVGDLGRRHHLNNKLLKNPRIDVGAVCDVDRNHRDAAVADVLEKTQRRIEGYKDFRDLCDRKDIDAVLIATPDHWHALTSIYAMEAGKDVYCEKPLTLTIEEGRKMVESARRYGTVFQTGSQQRSEGPFRQAVELILNGKIGKLVRIDAVIGNIDAGVWQKPTTPPPELDWNFWLGPAPWAEYFPNRCHYQFRWFSDYSGGKMTDWGAHHLDISQWSMGMDKSGPVRVSGQGTYYPDGPHDVAGKFDVLYHYANGVELHCHSEGDNGIKFTGTDGWVFVTRDKKKFAAHDMELTKWEAGENDIQLPRNNGHHDNWLDCIKSRQRPICDVEIGHRSATVCHLGSIALRMGRELKWDPEKEQFVGDEQANLMTSRPMRAPWRV; encoded by the coding sequence TTCGACCGCGGCGCTTGCCGCGCCGACCATTGTTCCCGCCACGGTGTTCGCCAAGGACGACCGTCCGGCCCCGAGCGACCGTGTGGTCGTCGGCTCGATCGGCGTCGGCGACTTGGGACGCCGGCATCACCTGAACAACAAGTTGCTCAAGAACCCGCGCATCGATGTGGGCGCGGTCTGCGACGTCGATCGCAATCACCGCGACGCCGCGGTGGCCGACGTGCTGGAAAAGACCCAGCGTCGCATTGAGGGGTACAAGGACTTCCGCGATCTGTGCGACCGCAAGGACATCGACGCGGTGCTGATCGCCACGCCCGACCATTGGCACGCCCTGACCTCGATCTATGCCATGGAAGCCGGCAAGGACGTCTACTGCGAAAAGCCGCTGACGCTCACGATCGAAGAAGGTCGCAAGATGGTCGAGTCGGCCCGCCGCTACGGCACCGTGTTCCAGACCGGCAGCCAGCAGCGCAGCGAAGGCCCGTTTCGCCAGGCCGTCGAACTGATTCTGAACGGCAAGATCGGCAAGTTGGTGCGCATCGACGCGGTGATCGGCAACATCGACGCCGGCGTCTGGCAAAAGCCCACCACACCGCCGCCGGAACTGGACTGGAACTTCTGGCTCGGTCCCGCTCCGTGGGCCGAATACTTCCCGAACCGTTGCCATTACCAGTTCCGCTGGTTCAGCGATTACTCGGGGGGCAAGATGACCGACTGGGGCGCGCACCACTTGGACATCTCGCAATGGTCAATGGGCATGGACAAGAGCGGCCCGGTTCGCGTCTCGGGGCAAGGAACCTATTACCCCGATGGCCCGCACGACGTGGCTGGCAAGTTCGACGTGTTGTACCACTATGCCAACGGCGTCGAGTTGCACTGCCACAGCGAGGGGGACAACGGCATCAAGTTCACCGGCACCGATGGCTGGGTCTTTGTCACCCGCGACAAGAAGAAGTTCGCCGCCCACGACATGGAACTGACCAAGTGGGAAGCGGGCGAGAACGACATTCAACTGCCGCGGAACAACGGCCACCACGACAACTGGCTCGACTGCATCAAGTCGCGACAGCGGCCAATTTGCGATGTGGAAATCGGTCACCGGTCGGCTACGGTGTGTCACCTGGGAAGCATCGCCCTGCGAATGGGTCGCGAGCTGAAATGGGATCCGGAGAAAGAGCAGTTCGTCGGCGACGAACAGGCCAATCTGATGACCAGCCGGCCGATGCGCGCCCCGTGGCGCGTCTAG
- a CDS encoding co-chaperone GroES: MRIVPLGDHVVVKRLDAEETTTGGVILPESAQSPPQQGRVLSVGDGRTLPDGSRAAPMVGEGDRVLFPQYSGQELLIDGQKLLILREDDLLAIVH; this comes from the coding sequence ATGCGAATTGTCCCTTTGGGTGACCACGTCGTGGTCAAGCGTCTCGACGCCGAGGAAACCACCACGGGGGGCGTCATCCTGCCCGAGTCGGCCCAGTCGCCGCCGCAACAAGGCCGAGTGCTGTCGGTCGGCGATGGCCGCACCTTGCCCGACGGCTCGCGCGCCGCGCCAATGGTAGGCGAAGGGGACCGGGTGCTGTTTCCGCAGTATTCAGGTCAGGAACTGCTGATCGATGGGCAGAAGCTGCTGATCCTGCGCGAAGACGACCTGCTGGCGATTGTGCATTAG
- a CDS encoding terpene cyclase/mutase family protein, translating into MFRSLSTAFLVVTVAATGLAPACQAASPSLSGDALAKARGQAVAKAVEFLRAKGQAADGSFTAPAGPAVTALVATAMLRSGRTPDDPTAAAALKYLDQFVQPDGGVFKPDTNHANYETCLALVCFIEANKDGRYNDRIAKAHKYIKSLQWDESEGHDPNNPAYGGAGYGKSKRPDLSNTSFFLDALKAAGDGPDDPAIKKALVFVSRCQNLESEANTTEFAAKNPDGGFYYTPAGGGNSQAGKTDEGGLRSYASMTYAGLKSMIYAGLTPNDPRVKAALEWLGKHYTLESNPGMADAGLYYYYTTFAKALDAMGQESFTDNQGGAHRWRDELANELIRRQREDGSWANENARWMEGDPNLVTGYALLALSYCQPTAKP; encoded by the coding sequence ATGTTCCGTTCTCTGAGCACTGCTTTCTTGGTGGTTACCGTGGCGGCGACTGGACTTGCGCCGGCGTGCCAGGCGGCGAGTCCAAGCCTGAGCGGCGACGCGCTGGCCAAGGCCCGTGGACAGGCGGTCGCCAAGGCGGTCGAGTTCCTGCGCGCGAAGGGGCAAGCGGCTGACGGTTCGTTCACGGCGCCGGCAGGGCCGGCGGTGACGGCCCTGGTGGCCACGGCCATGCTGCGCAGCGGCCGCACGCCCGACGATCCGACCGCGGCGGCGGCGCTCAAGTACCTGGACCAGTTCGTCCAGCCCGATGGGGGCGTCTTCAAGCCCGACACCAATCACGCCAACTACGAAACCTGTCTGGCGCTGGTCTGCTTTATCGAAGCCAACAAGGATGGTCGCTATAACGACCGGATTGCCAAGGCTCACAAGTACATCAAGTCGCTGCAGTGGGACGAAAGCGAAGGACACGACCCGAACAATCCTGCGTATGGCGGCGCAGGTTACGGCAAGAGCAAGCGTCCCGACCTGTCGAACACCAGCTTCTTTCTCGACGCGCTCAAGGCCGCTGGCGATGGCCCGGACGATCCAGCCATCAAGAAGGCGCTCGTTTTCGTCTCGCGCTGCCAGAACCTGGAATCCGAAGCCAACACCACCGAGTTCGCCGCCAAGAACCCTGACGGCGGCTTTTACTACACCCCGGCCGGCGGCGGCAACAGCCAGGCGGGCAAGACCGACGAAGGAGGCCTGCGCAGCTACGCCTCAATGACCTATGCAGGGCTGAAGAGCATGATCTATGCCGGCCTGACGCCCAACGATCCTCGGGTAAAGGCGGCGCTCGAATGGCTGGGCAAGCACTACACGCTGGAAAGCAACCCGGGCATGGCGGACGCCGGCTTGTACTACTATTACACCACGTTTGCCAAGGCGCTCGACGCAATGGGGCAGGAATCGTTCACCGACAACCAAGGGGGAGCTCACCGCTGGCGCGACGAGCTGGCCAACGAGCTGATCCGCCGACAGCGCGAGGACGGGTCGTGGGCCAACGAAAATGCCCGCTGGATGGAGGGTGACCCCAATCTGGTGACCGGCTATGCTTTACTGGCGCTGAGCTATTGCCAGCCGACGGCCAAGCCCTAG
- a CDS encoding PQQ-like beta-propeller repeat protein encodes MRAARLLAVVLPLFVVQLVKADDWPQWRGPKRDGVWRETGLVEKFSSDVLPRRWSVPIDAGYSGPTVAQGRVYVTDRVIEPKQIERVLCLDETSGNLVWKYEYECPYSIGYKAGPRASVSIDDGRAYALGAMGHLHCFDAATGTIAWQHDLNTEYKIRMPIWGIAASPLVDGPLVIVQIGGEEGACLVAFDKKTGQEVWRALDDDASYAAPIIIEQAGQRVLVCAAGQHVVGLNPVDGKLLWSYPNPPKKMVITIATPIVDRGRLFVSSFYDGSLMLQLDKNQLAVEKLWQRSGRDEKKTDALHVMIGTPILLGDYLYGVDSYGELRCLDAKTGDRVWESTAATPKSRWSTIHMVRQGDKLWMFNERGELLIARLSPSGFEEISRAQLIEPTMEQLGQRGGVCWSHPAFANKCVFARNDKELVCASLAAE; translated from the coding sequence ATGCGCGCCGCTCGTTTGCTAGCCGTTGTCCTGCCGCTGTTTGTTGTTCAACTAGTCAAGGCCGACGATTGGCCCCAGTGGCGCGGCCCGAAGCGCGACGGCGTGTGGCGCGAGACGGGCCTGGTCGAGAAGTTCAGCAGCGACGTGCTGCCGCGCCGCTGGAGCGTGCCGATCGACGCCGGTTACTCGGGCCCCACGGTGGCCCAAGGGCGCGTCTATGTCACCGATCGAGTGATCGAGCCCAAGCAGATCGAACGCGTCCTCTGCTTGGATGAAACGTCAGGCAACCTGGTATGGAAGTACGAGTACGAATGCCCTTACTCCATCGGCTACAAGGCCGGCCCGCGGGCCAGCGTCTCGATCGACGACGGCCGAGCGTACGCCTTGGGGGCGATGGGGCACTTGCATTGCTTTGATGCCGCGACTGGCACGATCGCCTGGCAGCATGATCTGAACACCGAGTACAAGATCCGCATGCCCATCTGGGGTATCGCCGCGTCGCCGTTGGTCGATGGCCCGTTGGTGATCGTGCAAATCGGTGGCGAAGAGGGCGCCTGTCTGGTGGCCTTTGACAAAAAAACGGGCCAGGAAGTCTGGCGGGCGCTCGACGACGACGCCTCGTACGCGGCCCCGATCATCATCGAGCAAGCGGGCCAGCGCGTGCTGGTCTGTGCCGCGGGGCAGCATGTCGTGGGCCTGAACCCGGTCGATGGCAAGTTGCTGTGGAGCTACCCGAACCCGCCCAAGAAGATGGTGATCACCATCGCCACGCCGATTGTCGATCGGGGCCGGCTGTTCGTCAGCAGCTTCTATGACGGCTCGCTGATGCTGCAACTCGACAAGAACCAACTGGCCGTCGAGAAGCTCTGGCAGCGCAGCGGCCGCGACGAGAAGAAGACCGATGCGTTACACGTGATGATTGGCACGCCGATCTTGCTGGGAGACTACCTGTACGGCGTCGACAGCTATGGCGAGCTGCGCTGCCTGGACGCCAAGACCGGAGACCGCGTCTGGGAAAGCACGGCCGCCACGCCCAAAAGCCGTTGGAGCACGATTCACATGGTCCGGCAAGGTGACAAGCTTTGGATGTTCAACGAGCGCGGCGAGTTATTGATCGCGCGGCTGTCGCCGTCGGGTTTCGAGGAGATTAGCCGAGCCCAGTTGATCGAGCCGACGATGGAACAACTGGGGCAGCGCGGCGGCGTTTGCTGGTCGCACCCCGCCTTTGCCAACAAGTGCGTCTTCGCCCGCAACGACAAGGAGCTTGTCTGCGCAAGCCTGGCGGCGGAATGA
- a CDS encoding CHAD domain-containing protein: MVGQSKWMDRLDADDGASRMARRSIRRRLQAVRQYLREIGGDRHPKPDLIHQLRVSTRRAMAALECYDDLTPNRRTAWVTKQLRLVRKAANDARDVDVFLSRVEKIVEENRPGEFQALAARLCELRREALPELVHAWRRLHRRDFDRKVRKLLDRIRWRDESVPEPSFAATAQTRLQGVVTEFFAHSEHAAEDIASLHQFRIAGKQLRYAMELFAGPLNPRVRGELYPLVADLQEHLGTLNDHATAAQRLEQWIAEWNDPTLTPTLSALLQEERAALDAIVTEFRGWWTAERAADWRRRFNELINSPSAERVA, from the coding sequence ATGGTTGGACAATCGAAATGGATGGACAGGTTGGACGCCGATGACGGCGCGTCGCGCATGGCGCGGCGCTCGATTCGTCGGCGGTTGCAGGCGGTGCGCCAGTATCTGCGCGAAATCGGCGGCGATCGGCACCCCAAGCCCGATTTGATCCATCAATTACGCGTCTCGACGCGTCGCGCGATGGCGGCGCTCGAATGCTACGACGATCTGACTCCCAATCGCCGCACCGCCTGGGTGACCAAGCAATTGCGGCTGGTCCGCAAGGCGGCGAACGACGCCCGGGACGTCGACGTGTTCTTGTCGCGCGTCGAAAAGATAGTCGAGGAGAATCGCCCTGGCGAGTTCCAGGCGTTGGCTGCTCGGCTGTGCGAGTTGCGCCGTGAGGCATTGCCCGAGTTGGTCCACGCCTGGCGTCGGCTGCATCGACGCGATTTCGACAGGAAAGTTCGGAAACTGCTGGACCGAATTCGCTGGCGCGACGAAAGCGTTCCTGAACCGAGCTTCGCCGCCACTGCCCAAACCCGACTGCAAGGGGTGGTGACCGAATTCTTTGCCCACTCCGAGCACGCGGCCGAGGACATCGCCAGCTTGCACCAGTTCCGCATCGCCGGCAAGCAGCTGCGCTACGCGATGGAACTGTTCGCCGGCCCGTTGAATCCGCGGGTTCGCGGCGAGCTATATCCACTGGTCGCCGACTTGCAAGAACACCTGGGGACGTTGAACGATCACGCGACCGCGGCCCAGCGATTGGAGCAATGGATTGCCGAGTGGAATGACCCGACGCTGACGCCGACGTTGTCGGCCTTGCTGCAAGAGGAGCGCGCGGCACTCGACGCGATTGTGACCGAGTTCCGCGGCTGGTGGACCGCCGAGCGGGCGGCCGATTGGCGGCGGCGCTTCAACGAGCTGATCAACAGCCCGTCGGCTGAACGAGTCGCCTAG
- a CDS encoding GNAT family N-acetyltransferase, which yields MSESGAFTIRAARIEDCELLMQLIGQLAEFERLAHTVTATVDGLRAAMFGPRPAAEAVIAERAGEALGFALFFQTFSTFRGRVGFYLEDLFVREAFRGQGVGRALLLHLAREAHRRGAGRMEWAALDWNQRAIDFYTALGAEPLDDWTVFRLTDEKIAQLAGQEAASG from the coding sequence ATGAGTGAGTCGGGGGCGTTTACGATCCGCGCGGCACGCATCGAGGATTGCGAGCTGCTGATGCAACTGATCGGCCAGTTGGCCGAGTTCGAGCGCCTGGCCCATACCGTGACGGCCACCGTCGATGGATTGCGGGCAGCGATGTTCGGCCCTCGACCGGCGGCCGAGGCGGTCATTGCCGAGCGCGCGGGCGAAGCGCTCGGCTTCGCCTTGTTCTTCCAGACGTTTTCGACGTTTCGCGGGCGCGTGGGGTTCTACCTCGAAGACCTTTTTGTGCGCGAAGCGTTCCGTGGCCAGGGGGTCGGCCGGGCGCTACTGCTTCACCTGGCGCGCGAAGCCCATCGCCGTGGAGCCGGCCGAATGGAATGGGCGGCGCTCGATTGGAACCAACGGGCGATCGATTTCTATACCGCGCTCGGCGCCGAGCCGCTCGACGATTGGACCGTGTTTCGTTTGACCGACGAGAAGATCGCGCAACTGGCGGGCCAGGAAGCAGCGAGCGGTTGA
- a CDS encoding fatty acid desaturase, whose protein sequence is MATTLPEVDASESAEFSVRQARDIVRDLFEPSARIYWTDFLLSIILGWVGFALLRRGPTLGWQAVGYVIAVLLFYRAGSFIHELIHLRTGTYAAFHVVWNLLCGIPLLMPSFMYATHIAHHARNHYGTEGDGEYLPLGTGKMSGVFWYLCQPLVIPWLAILRFLVLTPLCWISPPLRRFVQQRASSLVMDPSYIRPLPSHKELFEWRLQETATWAFTTGAAVLFLTGALPWSLLFKVYLISLGTLLINELRTMGAHRFLYDGKHELTFVEQLVDSVNYPTKPIVTGLWAPVGLRYHALHHLFPSMPYHQLDAAHKRLMAQLPADSVYRQVNSPGLTTTLKDLFRRIRAQQAGQAKAQG, encoded by the coding sequence ATGGCCACTACCCTGCCCGAAGTCGACGCCAGCGAGTCGGCCGAGTTCTCGGTTCGCCAGGCGCGGGACATTGTCCGCGATCTGTTCGAGCCGAGCGCGCGAATCTATTGGACCGACTTTTTGCTCTCGATTATCCTCGGCTGGGTGGGCTTTGCCCTGCTGCGGCGCGGGCCGACTTTGGGTTGGCAAGCCGTCGGCTACGTGATCGCGGTCCTGCTTTTCTATCGCGCCGGTTCGTTTATTCACGAGCTGATCCATCTGCGAACCGGCACGTACGCCGCGTTCCACGTGGTTTGGAATCTGTTGTGCGGCATTCCGCTGTTGATGCCCTCGTTCATGTACGCCACCCACATCGCCCATCACGCCCGGAACCATTACGGCACCGAGGGGGATGGCGAGTACCTGCCGCTGGGCACCGGCAAGATGAGCGGCGTGTTCTGGTATCTTTGCCAGCCGCTGGTGATTCCCTGGCTGGCGATCTTGCGCTTCTTGGTTTTGACGCCACTCTGTTGGATCAGCCCGCCGCTACGCCGGTTCGTCCAACAGCGGGCTTCGTCGCTGGTGATGGACCCCAGCTACATCCGACCGTTGCCGTCGCACAAGGAATTGTTCGAGTGGCGTTTGCAAGAGACGGCCACCTGGGCCTTCACCACGGGGGCGGCCGTGCTGTTCTTGACCGGGGCCTTGCCCTGGTCGCTGTTGTTCAAGGTCTATCTGATTTCGCTCGGCACGCTGTTGATCAATGAGCTGCGCACGATGGGCGCGCATCGATTCTTGTACGACGGCAAGCACGAGTTGACCTTCGTCGAGCAGTTGGTCGACTCGGTCAATTACCCGACCAAGCCGATCGTGACGGGGCTGTGGGCGCCGGTGGGGCTGCGTTATCACGCGCTGCACCACTTGTTCCCGTCGATGCCCTATCACCAACTGGACGCCGCTCACAAGCGGCTGATGGCGCAATTGCCGGCCGATTCGGTCTACCGGCAGGTGAACAGCCCCGGCTTGACGACAACGCTCAAAGACCTGTTCCGCCGCATTCGCGCACAGCAAGCCGGGCAAGCGAAAGCCCAGGGATAG
- a CDS encoding GNAT family N-acetyltransferase — protein sequence MSSVEVRPVRSFFDRRRFLRFPWELYRDDKNWIPPLLINQKELLNYIRHPFFLQAEIQTFLAWRDGRVVGRIAAIVNRGHLERYKDECGFFGFFESIDDQEVANALFETARAWLVERGMKRIRGPANPSMNYECGLLIDGFDSPATFMMTYNPPYYARLIEGAGYRKGHDMYAYIGYRDQLPAIEEKLGPLAEQAARRCEVTVRPMDIKNFTADVELFLRLYNDSLVVNWGFVPLTDAEMKSLAFSLKLLLVPELTIVAESEGKGVGAIVGLPDFNPTIKKINGRILPFGWWTLLQGKKHVHRIRVLSINVAPEFQRWGLGLVLMRGLVPKAQEVNVQEAEFSWVSEDNDLARMGLEKGGSKIYKTYRMYEWGPPSPPVAN from the coding sequence ATGTCGAGTGTCGAAGTTCGTCCGGTCAGGTCGTTTTTCGATCGACGTCGCTTCTTGCGCTTTCCCTGGGAACTGTACCGGGACGACAAGAACTGGATTCCGCCGCTGCTGATCAATCAAAAAGAATTGCTGAATTACATTCGGCATCCGTTCTTTTTGCAGGCCGAGATTCAGACGTTCCTCGCCTGGCGCGACGGCCGGGTGGTCGGCCGGATCGCGGCCATCGTCAATCGCGGCCATTTGGAGCGCTACAAGGACGAATGCGGCTTCTTCGGCTTCTTTGAATCGATCGACGATCAAGAAGTCGCCAACGCTCTGTTCGAGACCGCGCGAGCCTGGCTGGTCGAGCGCGGCATGAAGCGCATCCGCGGCCCGGCCAACCCGTCGATGAACTATGAATGCGGCTTGCTGATCGACGGCTTCGACAGCCCGGCCACGTTCATGATGACGTACAACCCGCCTTATTACGCCCGGCTGATTGAAGGGGCCGGCTATCGTAAGGGGCACGACATGTACGCCTATATCGGCTACCGCGATCAGTTGCCGGCCATTGAAGAAAAGCTGGGCCCGCTGGCCGAGCAGGCGGCGCGGCGCTGTGAAGTGACGGTGCGGCCGATGGACATCAAGAACTTCACGGCCGACGTCGAGTTGTTCTTGCGACTGTACAACGACTCGCTGGTGGTCAACTGGGGCTTCGTGCCGTTGACCGACGCCGAGATGAAGAGTCTGGCCTTTTCGCTCAAGCTGCTGTTGGTGCCCGAACTGACCATCGTGGCCGAGTCCGAGGGGAAAGGTGTCGGCGCGATCGTCGGTTTGCCCGACTTCAACCCGACGATCAAGAAGATCAACGGTCGCATCCTGCCGTTTGGCTGGTGGACGCTGTTGCAAGGCAAGAAGCACGTCCACCGGATTCGCGTGTTGAGCATCAACGTGGCGCCCGAGTTTCAGCGCTGGGGCCTGGGGCTGGTGTTGATGCGCGGCCTGGTGCCCAAGGCCCAGGAAGTGAACGTCCAGGAAGCGGAGTTTTCCTGGGTGTCCGAGGACAACGACCTGGCGCGGATGGGTCTCGAAAAGGGTGGCTCCAAGATCTACAAGACGTACCGGATGTACGAATGGGGCCCGCCGTCACCGCCGGTGGCGAACTAA
- the xylA gene encoding xylose isomerase: MPAFPEVSKIRYEGPKSKNPLAFHWYDENEMVAGKSMKDHLRFGVAYWHTFRGTGSDPFGPATMQRPWEAASDSPDNAVNRVKVAFEFIEKLGAPFYCFHDRDVAPEGKSLAETNKILDRVVAALKEEQQRTGIKLLWGTANLFSNPRFMHGGATSCNAEVFAYAAAQVKKAIEVTKELGGEGYVFWGGREGYQCLWNTNMKREVDNLARFMHMAVDYAKQIGYTGPFYFEPKPKEPTKHQYDFDVAACLNFLRAYGLEKHVKMNIETNHATLAGHTMHHELEYAAMQGFLGSIDANFGDLMLGWDTDQFPTDIYLTTQVMLVLLKYGGFTTGGLNFDAKVRRESFEPVDLFYAHIGGMDAFARGLKIAAAIRADGALDKLVKERYSTWDTGLGAEIEMGKHSFASLEKIMLERGDAFPNRSGRQELFENMINTYI; the protein is encoded by the coding sequence ATGCCAGCTTTTCCTGAAGTCTCGAAGATTCGCTACGAAGGGCCCAAGTCGAAGAACCCGCTGGCCTTCCATTGGTACGACGAGAACGAAATGGTGGCCGGCAAGTCGATGAAGGACCACCTGCGATTCGGCGTGGCCTATTGGCACACCTTCCGCGGCACCGGCAGCGACCCATTCGGCCCCGCCACCATGCAGCGCCCCTGGGAAGCCGCCAGCGACTCGCCCGACAACGCGGTGAATCGTGTCAAGGTGGCGTTCGAGTTCATCGAAAAGCTCGGCGCGCCGTTCTATTGCTTCCATGACCGCGATGTCGCCCCCGAGGGGAAGTCGCTGGCCGAGACGAACAAGATTCTCGATCGGGTCGTGGCCGCGCTCAAGGAAGAACAACAGCGCACCGGCATCAAGCTGCTGTGGGGCACCGCCAATCTGTTCAGCAACCCGCGGTTCATGCACGGCGGCGCCACTAGCTGCAACGCCGAGGTGTTCGCTTACGCTGCTGCGCAAGTGAAGAAGGCCATCGAAGTCACCAAGGAACTCGGCGGCGAAGGGTACGTCTTCTGGGGCGGTCGCGAAGGCTACCAGTGTTTGTGGAACACCAACATGAAGCGCGAGGTCGACAACCTGGCCCGTTTCATGCACATGGCCGTCGACTACGCCAAGCAGATCGGCTACACCGGCCCGTTCTACTTCGAGCCCAAGCCCAAGGAACCGACCAAGCACCAGTACGACTTTGACGTGGCGGCGTGCTTGAACTTTCTGCGCGCCTACGGCCTGGAAAAGCACGTCAAGATGAACATCGAGACGAACCACGCCACGCTGGCCGGACACACCATGCACCACGAGCTGGAATATGCCGCGATGCAGGGCTTCCTGGGGTCGATCGACGCTAACTTCGGCGACTTGATGCTCGGCTGGGACACCGACCAGTTCCCGACCGACATCTACCTGACCACGCAGGTGATGCTGGTGCTGCTGAAGTACGGCGGCTTCACCACCGGCGGGTTGAACTTCGACGCCAAGGTCCGCCGCGAGAGCTTCGAGCCGGTCGATCTGTTCTATGCCCACATCGGCGGCATGGACGCATTTGCCCGCGGGTTGAAGATTGCCGCGGCTATTCGGGCCGACGGCGCGCTCGACAAGCTGGTCAAGGAACGCTACAGCACGTGGGACACGGGGCTGGGCGCGGAAATCGAAATGGGCAAGCACTCGTTCGCGTCGCTGGAAAAGATCATGCTCGAACGAGGCGACGCCTTCCCAAACCGCAGCGGTCGACAGGAACTGTTCGAGAACATGATCAACACGTACATCTAG
- a CDS encoding DUF4190 domain-containing protein, with protein sequence MQLYCQRCQSPWVANAQVCGKCGWSPAGPIMATTVQKNLGDDAGIRMLLPVGRSGWAIAAGYLGLFSIIPCFGILAVIVGLVALRDIRKHPEKHGLGRAYFGIVVGALSMVGWIALVVVGNLTSGR encoded by the coding sequence GTGCAACTCTACTGTCAGCGATGCCAGTCCCCTTGGGTGGCCAACGCCCAGGTCTGCGGCAAGTGCGGTTGGTCGCCGGCCGGCCCGATCATGGCCACCACGGTCCAGAAGAACCTGGGGGACGACGCCGGCATCCGCATGTTGCTCCCCGTCGGGCGCTCGGGCTGGGCCATCGCGGCGGGTTACCTGGGCCTGTTCTCGATCATACCTTGCTTCGGGATTCTAGCAGTCATCGTTGGCTTGGTTGCACTGCGAGACATTCGTAAGCATCCCGAGAAGCATGGTTTGGGCCGAGCCTATTTCGGCATCGTCGTTGGCGCGCTCAGCATGGTCGGTTGGATCGCGCTGGTCGTTGTCGGCAATCTAACGTCGGGGCGCTAA